The following are encoded together in the Zygosaccharomyces rouxii strain CBS732 chromosome C complete sequence genome:
- the VPS68 gene encoding Vps68p (similar to uniprot|Q12016 Saccharomyces cerevisiae YOL129W VPS68): MGVLKIKGPEIVVPSEGWLYYNSVQADRINKAIDDIMDTDQSRRLFSFPFKFPNSANVRKAAVYLSGILYALGFWLFLDAVIYSKHANGSSVHVTFVDWIPFICSTLGTLTVNSIEKNRLLQGAMSSDSGITSFGGDLDSTMAWQARSVLFFGLALLAGGLSGSVVVLIIKFLVKDFNTYPTVGMGVNNVLGNFSILLSCIVLWIAQNMEDEYSYSLTL, from the coding sequence ATGGGTGTGTTGAAGATTAAAGGTCCTGAAATCGTTGTACCTTCAGAAGGCTGGTTGTACTACAATTCAGTCCAAGCAGATAGAATCAATAAAGCAATTGACGATATAATGGATACAGATCAGTCTAGGAGGCTATTCAGCTTTCCCTTCAAGTTCCCCAACTCAGCTAATGTACGTAAGGCTGCTGTTTACTTATCAGGTATACTATATGCACTTGGATTCTGGTTGTTTCTAGATGCTGTTATCTATTCAAAACATGCCAATGGATCGAGTGTCCATGTTACATTTGTAGATTGGATTCCATTCATCTGTAGTACATTGGGAACATTGACTGTTAactcaattgaaaagaacagATTGCTTCAGGGGGCCATGTCAAGTGACAGTGGTATAACCTCATTTGGAGGTGACTTAGACTCAACAATGGCATGGCAGGCACGTAGCGTTTTATTCTTTGGGTTAGCACTTTTAGCAGGTGGTCTTTCAGGCTCAGTTGTCGTACTGATAATTAAGTTTTTggttaaagatttcaacACTTATCCAACCGTTGGAATGGGGGTTAATAACGTTTTGGGCAATTTTAGCATTTTATTGAGTTGTATCGTTCTTTGGATTGCTCAGAATATGGAGGATGAATACTCTTACTCTCTAACTCTTTAG
- the TRM13 gene encoding tRNA:m4X modification enzyme (similar to uniprot|Q12383 Saccharomyces cerevisiae YOL125W Hypothetical ORF): MAQCEFYIERKGRNCGMTCREGTSRCVVHSDSPAKRVPCPLDPNHSVWEASLQKHLRKCNKLKQRHLNDDQDFYQANLNACGSPPLPLLEDSPQDVLDAIPLVEKIYQQFDELTLEQKTNDYMESSRMLQLPSNKKHALQQSSLIQHMVDGGMFGPDRTFIEFGCGRAELSRYVNQVALLRGDLDQSELPKFVLIDRGTNRMKFDKKFGDDCWEIAKIQNGRDRTQRYRIDIKDLKLSSLLEDGRNYVAISKHLCGVATDLTLRCLQNSSLNNETLSGICIAMCCRHCCDPQEYINPEFLKCQLAENDSKLDYHRFFKSLMKMCSWATCGRRSGMQDSDVGEHFTGLPVVKREELGRMARRIIDEGRAQWIRDKGFNVRLVKYVEQDISLENVALVVEPK; the protein is encoded by the coding sequence ATGGCTCAGTGTGAGTTTTATATCGAACGAAAAGGTCGCAATTGCGGCATGACTTGTCGTGAAGGTACTAGTAGATGTGTGGTACATTCAGATTCACCAGCAAAAAGAGTTCCATGTCCATTAGATCCAAATCATAGTGTTTGGGAAGCAAGTCTACAGAAACATTTGCGTAAATGTAATAAACTTAAGCAACGGCATCTTAATGATGATCAAGATTTCTACCAAGCAAATTTAAATGCATGTGGTTCTCCACCTTTGCCATTACTTGAAGATTCTCCACAAGATGTACTAGATGCTATACCGCTGGTGGAGAAAATATATCAACAATTCGATGAATTGACCCTGGAACAGAAGACTAATGATTACATGGAAAGCAGTAGAATGTTACAATTACCATCAAACAAAAAGCATGCATTGCAACAGTCTTCATTAATTCAGCATATGGTAGATGGGGGGATGTTCGGACCTGATAGGACATTTATAGAATTTGGTTGTGGGCGTGCAGAATTGTCTCGGTATGTGAACCAAGTGGCGCTGTTAAGAGGAGATTTAGATCAGTCTgaattaccaaaatttgttTTAATTGATCGTGGGACTAATAGGAtgaaatttgataaaaaattcgGTGACGATTGTTGGGAAATTGCCAAGATTCAGAACGGGCGTGATAGGACTCAGCGTTATAGAATTGATATTAAGGATTTAAAATTATCTTCCTTATTGGAAGATGGTCGTAACTACGTTGCGATTTCTAAGCATCTCTGTGGTGTAGCTACAGATTTGACACTGCGTTGTTTGCAAAACAGTTCATTGAATAACGAAACCCTTAGCGGGATTTGCATTGCAATGTGTTGTAGACACTGTTGTGACCCGCAAGAATACATCAATCCggaatttttaaaatgtCAATTAGCTGAAAACGATAGTAAGTTAGACTATCATCGTTTTTTCAAGAGTCTTATGAAGATGTGTTCATGGGCAACTTGTGGTAGAAGATCAGGTATGCAGGATAGCGATGTTGGTGAACATTTCACAGGATTGCCCGTGGTCAAAAGAGAGGAATTAGGTCGTATGGCAAGAAGAATTATCGATGAAGGTAGAGCCCAATGGATACGAGACAAAGGGTTCAATGTGAGGCTTGTAAAGTATGTAGAACAAGATATATCGCTAGAAAATGTAGCACTGGTCGTAGAACCtaaataa
- the BXI1 gene encoding Bxi1p (similar to uniprot|P48558 Saccharomyces cerevisiae YNL305C Hypothetical ORF) translates to MNKNTDLEAQPGGIALSDDFKGAIVVTCDAQVRQRFMAKVYSILSSQLLLSLCFIGAVYRFPSFQSFLINHVFIWVLAMIFTFVSCIWVSIAPSPEEYEENERVPWYALTSRGQKSLLFLFTLCESYCLAGTVMFEAQDTVASALLVTTVVVFGISVMAFSGRFQLSEGTMGSLYGWLGMGIWMLIGIFITSLFFGGLTSRMNVLTGWLGAVVFSVYLFIDTQLIFRKVHVGEEVKCAMMLYLDIVNLFLSLLRIMSNNNDD, encoded by the coding sequence ATGAATAAAAACACAGATTTAGAGGCACAACCTGGGGGGATAGCACTATCAGATGATTTCAAAGGAGCTATCGTGGTCACTTGTGATGCCCAGGTTCGTCAAAGGTTTATGGCCAAAGTTTACTCGATTCTTTCATCACAGCTACTACTTTCACTGTGTTTTATCGGTGCGGTATACCGATTTCCATCTTTCCAGAGTTTTTTGATTAATCATGTCTTCATATGGGTACTTGCCATGATATTCACATTTGTTTCATGCATTTGGGTTTCAATAGCACCTTCACCAGAAGAATACGAAGAGAACGAACGAGTTCCCTGGTACGCCCTTACGAGTAGAGGCCAGAAGTCGCTATTATTCCTTTTTACACTATGTGAAAGTTATTGTTTAGCTGGTACAGTAATGTTCGAAGCCCAAGACACTGTAGCTAGCGCACTTTTGGTTACCACCGTAGTTGTATTTGGTATATCCGTAATGGCATTTTCTGGTAGATTCCAACTTTCCGAAGGTACCATGGGGTCTCTTTATGGATGGCTGGGAATGGGTATCTGGATGTTAATTGGTATCTTCATTACGTCTCTATTTTTCGGCGGCTTAACTTCCCGCATGAACGTTCTAACCGGATGGTTAGGTGCAGTCGTATTCTCGGTCTATTTGTTTATAGACACGCAATTAATATTCCGTAAAGTGCatgttggtgaagaagttaaATGCGCAATGATGTTATATCTCGATATTGTGAATCTGTTCCTATCATTGTTGCGCATAATGTCGAACAACAACGACGATTAA
- the MCK1 gene encoding serine/threonine/tyrosine protein kinase MCK1 (highly similar to uniprot|P21965 Saccharomyces cerevisiae YNL307C MCK1 Protein serine/threonine/tyrosine (dual-specificity) kinase involved in control of chromosome segregation and in regulating entry into meiosis related to mammalian glycogen synthase kinases of the GSK-3 family) — MSIGQSHTKCEEFIADDVTSNRSNSTRRMLIKEFRKIGHGAFGTVVQAYITPDREKWYGPFAIKRVPAHTEYKSRELQILRVTDHPNVVKLEYFFTHVSPQDGKVYQHLAMECLPETLQIEIGRYASNKLELPLKHVKLYSYQIARGMLYLHAFGICHRDIKPSNVLVDPGTGALKICDFGSAKKLEQNQPSISYICSRFYRAPELIIGCTQYTTQIDIWGLGCVIGEMLIGKAVFQGHEPLLQLREIAKLLGPPDKKFIFFSNPAYDGPLFSKPLFSGSPQWRFEKHFGHAGPEGIDLLMKILVYEPQLRLSPRRILAHPFFDDLRREEYFFPRGQTQPVRLPNLFDFNDFELQILREFTDKIRPKTDDTPSVTEVEV; from the coding sequence ATGTCAATTGGACAAAGTCATACGAAATGCGAAGAGTTTATTGCGGATGATGTGACCTCAAATAGGTCTAACAGTACGAGGCGGATGTTGATTAAAGAGTTcagaaaaattggtcaTGGTGCCTTTGGTACAGTGGTTCAGGCATACATTACGCCTGATAGGGAAAAATGGTACGGACCATTTGCCATTAAGAGGGTACCAGCTCATACTGAATATAAATCAAGGGAGTTACAAATTCTAAGAGTTACTGATCATCCAAATGTCGttaaattggaatatttcTTCACACACGTATCACCTCAAGATGGTAAGGTTTATCAACATTTAGCAATGGAATGTTTACCGGAAACGctacaaattgaaattggtcGTTATGCTTCCAATAAGTTAGAATTGCCATTGAAACACGTTAAACTTTACAGTTACCAAATTGCTCGTGGTATGCTGTACTTACATGCATTTGGAATTTGTCACAGAGACATCAAGCCTTCAAACGTTTTAGTGGATCCAGGTACTGGTGCCTTGAAAATTTGTGATTTTGGATCCGCTAAAAAATTAGAACAAAATCAACCATCAATTAGTTATATCTGCTCAAGATTTTACAGAGCTCCGGAATTAATCATTGGCTGTACACAATACACGACGCAAATTGATATTTGGGGGCTTGGTTGTGTTATCGGTGAAATGTTAATTGGTAAAGCTGTTTTCCAAGGTCATGAACCACTTCTACAGTTACGTGAAATTGCTAAATTATTAGGTCCTCCTGATaagaaattcatctttttctctAATCCTGCCTACGATGGCCCATTATTTTCTAAGCCATTGTTTTCAGGTTCACCACAATGGAGGTTTGAAAAACATTTCGGCCATGCAGGTCCCGAAGGTATAGATTTGctaatgaagattttggtTTATGAACCACAATTAAGATTATCACCAAGACGTATATTGGCACATCCATTTTTCGATGATTtaagaagagaagagtACTTTTTCCCCAGAGGTCAAACTCAACCAGTACGTTTACCCAatttatttgattttaacGATTTTGAACTTCAAATACTGAGAGAGTTTACGGATAAAATTAGACCAAAGACAGATGATACACCATCGGTTACGGAGGTAGAGGTATAG
- the KRI1 gene encoding Kri1p (similar to uniprot|P42846 Saccharomyces cerevisiae YNL308C KRI1 Essential nucleolar protein required for 40S ribosome biogenesis physically and functionally interacts with Krr1p) yields MPRKKSAAKRAREAEVKEKQPPQEVEKPQDEPVDDAQESENESSSSEEEDEYGELVTEDVEEGINKVLSALRSGNTQELLNPEAKFFEDPEKAAELDSNREKHKPIYLKDYHRMNILSGHALEDDENENANENGTVDGKQSYASQQNEEKSQLLKEINEAFDGDEEDKEQEEGDDMLVKKEHQAPVAGLKLPDPEENGEEFLKAFDSKQAWIPHKGDKFGTNMEEDDEAFDNAVENFENAYNFRFEDPNAANIISYARTQATLRRSDTTARRRKRDEVKLQKQLEKEEKEKALHKRKTEKVRKLTDVLEQLQKEYGKEIDQDLVKKITDTLMNSDFKVDEWDRVIGELFDSEFYSGEGKPTWDEDDEIMGDFYKEKEEDAKEQEEEERSGREAPSDVEEPPKKKAKKEKQEKKKSKKQLHEAVETAVDNNKLSLIDEVEEERKPRARTKEEQDLKFRYREVSPESFGLTSRDIFAADDSELNKYIGLKKFAPYRAKELRNKDKRKAAKPRRLKEWRKEVFHNEEGPLLESSAQGEQSTSQKKSSKKHKHK; encoded by the coding sequence ATGCCTAGAAAGAAGTCCGCCGCCAAGAGAGCTAGAGAAGCTGAAGTGAAGGAGAAACAGCCACCACAGGAAGTGGAAAAACCCCAAGATGAGCCGGTAGATGATGCTCAGGAATCTGAAAACGAATCATCTTCAAGTGAGGAAGAGGACGAATACGGTGAATTAGTTACCgaagatgtggaagaaggtATAAATAAAGTTTTGTCGGCACTGAGAAGTGGTAATACGCAAGAGTTATTGAACCCGGAAgcaaaattctttgaggATCCAGAGAAAGCAGCTGAACTTGATAGTAATAGAGAGAAACATAAGCCAATTTACCTAAAGGATTACCATCGTATGAACATTTTATCTGGACATGCATTAGAAGATGacgaaaatgaaaatgcaaatgAGAATGGAACCGTAGATGGGAAACAATCTTATGCCTCACAACAGAATGAAGAGAAATCCCAGCTTCTTAAAGAGATTAATGAAGCATTTGAtggagatgaagaggaCAAAGAACaggaagaaggtgatgatATGTTAGTGAAGAAGGAACATCAAGCTCCAGTAGCAGGGTTAAAATTACCAGATCCTGAAGAAAATGGcgaagaatttttgaaggCATTCGATTCTAAACAAGCATGGATTCCTCATAAGGGTGATAAATTCGGCACTAATAtggaggaagatgatgaagcgTTCGACAATGCAGTggagaattttgaaaacgCTTATAATTTCCGTTTCGAAGATCCAAACGCTGCTAATATTATTTCATATGCACGTACTCAAGCAACCCTGAGAAGATCAGATACAACGGCACGTAGAAGAAAGAGAGATGAAGTTAAGCTACAGAAGCAGcttgaaaaggaagagaagGAGAAAGCTTTGCACAAGAGAAAGACTGAAAAAGTCCGTAAATTGACAGATGTCCTGGAACAACTGCAAAAGGAATATGGTAAGGAAATAGATCAAGATCTTGTGAAGAAGATTACGGATACTCTGATGAATAGTGACTTCAAAGTTGATGAATGGGATAGGGTGATCGGCgaattatttgattccGAATTTTACTCTGGTGAAGGTAAACCAACGTGggatgaagacgatgaaaTAATGGGAGATTTCTATAAGGAAAAGGAGGAAGATGCAaaggaacaagaggaagaagaaagaagtggaagagAGGCACCATCTGATGTTGAAGAACCACCTAAGAAAAAGGCTAAGAAGGAGAagcaagagaagaagaagtccAAGAAACAATTACATGAAGCTGTGGAAACTGCTGTTGACAACAACAAACTGTCACTTATtgatgaagtggaagaggaaagaaaacCTAGGGCTCGTACGAAGGAGGAACAAGATCTGAAGTTTAGATATCGAGAGGTATCTCCAGAATCTTTTGGTCTTACCTCCAGGGATATCTTTGCTGCTGACGATTCTGAACTGAACAAATATATCggtttgaagaaatttgcTCCTTATAGAGCTAAGGAATTAAGGAACAAAGATAAGAGGAAAGCGGCTAAACCTAGAAGATTAAAGGAATGGAGAAAAGAAGTTTTCCATAACGAAGAAGGTCCCCTTCTCGAATCATCAGCACAAGGAGAGCAATCTACTTCgcagaagaagagtagCAAGAAGCATAAACACAAGTAA
- the MRPS18 gene encoding mitochondrial 37S ribosomal protein YmS18 (similar to uniprot|P42847 Saccharomyces cerevisiae YNL306W MRPS18 Mitochondrial ribosomal protein of the small subunit essential for viability unlike most other mitoribosomal proteins), producing the protein MRADRILNVFRQVGKRYQSSLAGSNGPGVTFSSIAKQQEQQEQDISNVVSPSSGKNKNALKPNERPVKYILNCLFSKNNAHFTYSAVMEDVNFLKNNQDLSYNEKFFYYLNLPRRVKFSLSTGCLGFRKAARGEYEAAFQTSAKVFQLIQDKKLMDKDIEIVMKDFGKGRAAFISALNGKEGTQLRKNVVRISDKTALKFGGVRAPRVRRL; encoded by the coding sequence ATGAGAGCTGATAGAATCCTAAACGTCTTTCGTCAAGTGGGGAAAAGGTACCAATCAAGTTTGGCTGGTTCAAATGGACCAGGTGTGACGTTTTCAAGCATCGCAAAGCAGCAGgaacaacaggaacaaGATATCTCAAATGTGGTGAGCCCCAGTAGTGGTAAGAATAAGAATGCATTAAAACCTAATGAACGGCCTGTGAAATACATTTTGAACTGTCTATTCTCAAAAAACAATGCACATTTTACCTATTCAGCAGTTATGGAAGATGTTAACTTCTTGAAGAACAACCAAGATCTATCCTATaatgagaaattcttcTACTATTTGAATCTACCACGTAGGGTTAAATTTTCACTTTCCACAGGTTGTTTAGGATTTAGGAAAGCCGCCAGAGGTGAATACGAAGCTGCATTTCAAACTTCCGCCaaagttttccaattgatccaggataaaaaattaatggataaagatattgaaattGTGATGAAAGATTTTGGTAAAGGTAGAGCTGCCTTTATCTCTGCATTAAATGGTAAGGAAGGTACACAACTTCGGAAAAATGTGGTTAGAATAAGTGACAAGACTGCGTTGAAATTTGGTGGTGTGAGGGCTCCAAGAGTAAGAAGATTGTGA
- the MDH2 gene encoding malate dehydrogenase MDH2 (similar to uniprot|P22133 Saccharomyces cerevisiae YOL126C MDH2 Cytoplasmic malate dehydrogenase catalyzes interconversion of malate and oxaloacetate involved in gluconeogenesis and glyoxylate cycle), with translation MPHSINGDVKIAVLGAAGGIGQSLSLLLKTQLTRELPNHRHAQLALYDVNADAVRGVAADLSHIDTGVTVTGYEGDRIGEALEGTDIVLIPAGVPRKPGMTREDLLVVNAKIVKSIGSSIAQHCDLNKVFILLISNPINSLVPVLVKELESKSQGTQVERRVLGLTKLDSVRASAFLHEVTIKHGLKPKSNTLDDVPVVGGHSGETIVPLFSQAPNGNRLSQDALEALVQRVQFGGDEVVRAKNGAGSATLCMAHAAYTVAASFIPLITGQKRSISGTFYVALKDAQGQPINSSAKRLLGSINDLPYFAVPLEITSQGVDELDTSVLERMTKYERERLLAPCLGKLEGGIRNGLSL, from the coding sequence ATGCCTCATTCTATCAACGGTGATGTTAAAATCGCAGTATTGGGAGCTGCAGGTGGTATTGGACAATCACTTTCGCTACTTTTGAAGACCCAGTTAACTAGAGAATTGCCAAATCATCGTCATGCTCAGTTAGCCCTATACGACGTCAATGCTGACGCAGTTCGGGGTGTCGCAGCCGACTTATCTCATATTGATACAGGTGTTACTGTAACAGGATATGAAGGTGATAGGATCGGCGAAGCGTTAGAAGGTACGGATATCGTCCTGATCCCTGCAGGTGTTCCTAGAAAACCTGGTATGACAAGAGAAGATCTATTGGTTGTTAATGCAAAGATTGTCAAGAGTATAGGGTCATCGATTGCGCAGCATTGCGATTTAAACAAAGTGTTCATTCTACTAATCTCAAACCCAATAAATTCCCTTGTTCCAGTACTCGTTAAGGAACTGGAATCTAAATCTCAAGGCACTCAAGTTGAGAGACGTGTGCTTGGTCTCACTAAGTTGGATTCCGTTAGAGCAAGTGCATTTTTGCACGAGGTTACGATTAAACATGGTCTAAAACCTAAATCTAATACTCTTGATGATGTTCCAGTAGTTGGTGGTCATTCTGGTGAAACTATTGTACCTTTATTCTCCCAAGCCCCTAATGGTAACCGTTTATCACAGGACGCCTTGGAAGCTCTTGTTCAGCGTGTACAATTCGGAGGCGATGAAGTCGTTAGAGCTAAAAATGGTGCTGGTAGTGCCACTCTGTGTATGGCCCATGCCGCTTATACTGTTGCTGCATCTTTTATTCCACTTATCACTGGTCAAAAGCGTTCCATCTCTGGTACATTCTATGTTGCCTTAAAGGATGCTCAAGGTCAGCCTATCAACAGTAGCGCTAAGCGTCTTTTGGGCTCAATCAACGATTTACCATATTTTGCAGTGCCATTGGAGATTACTTCTCAGGGTGTGGATGAATTAGATACCAGCGTTTTGGAAAGAATGACCAAGTATGAGAGAGAAAGACTCTTAGCTCCTTGTCTGGGTAAATTGGAAGGTGGTATCAGAAACGGTTTGAGTTTGTGA
- the RPL25 gene encoding 60S ribosomal protein uL23 (highly similar to gnl|GLV|KLLA0E07458g Kluyveromyces lactis KLLA0E07458g and similar to YOL127W uniprot|P04456 Saccharomyces cerevisiae Primary rRNA- binding ribosomal protein component of the large (60S) ribosomal subunit) — protein MAPSAKANAARKSVVRGANSKKVLKVRTSPTFRRPKTLRLPRTPKYASKSVPHYERLDSYKTIEHPITSETAMKKVEDGNTLVFQVSLKANKYHIKKAVKELYDVDVQSVNTLVTTNGTKKAYIRLTADYDALDIANRIGYI, from the coding sequence ATGGCTCCATCCGCTAAGGCAAACGCTGCTAGAAAGTCTGTTGTCAGAGGTGCTAATTCAAAGAAGGTGTTGAAGGTAAGAACTTCTCCTACTTTCAGAAGACCAAAGACTTTGAGATTGCCAAGAACCCCAAAGTACGCTTCTAAGTCTGTTCCTCACTATGAAAGACTAGACTCTTACAAGACCATTGAACACCCAATCACTTCCGAAACCGCTATGAAGAAGGTTGAAGATGGTAACACTTTGGTTTTCCAAGTCTCTTTGAAGGCTAACAAGTACCACATCAAGAAGGCCGTTAAGGAACTTTACGACGTGGACGTTCAATCCGTTAACACTTTGGTGACCACCAACGGTACTAAGAAGGCTTACATCAGATTGACCGCCGACTACGACGCCTTGGACATCGCCAACAGAATCGGTTACATCTAA
- the YPT11 gene encoding Rab family GTPase YPT11 (similar to uniprot|P48559 Saccharomyces cerevisiae YNL304W YPT11 Rab-type small GTPase that interacts with the C-terminal tail domain of Myo2p to mediate distribution of mitochondria to daughter cells) → MVKGAMSRKRLSVSIHNSPLSPVIPICPPSSNPASPQVGDEGLTFTRQPRETSNVKLLLVGDAGVGKTAMILGFCNELPTKSQLHIMNLTKDSSNDQDKSGIRPRNVTKKRYSLNDYEELFHGADDLDEYVLDTRTTIGVDIKTSLLNIDSRLFKCIMWDTAGQERYRNAMIPVLYRDAHAIVLTYDLCDVTTLNSICDHWLKEALDNYGSKDLTKVRFYLIGNKRDLTGERTVTQEQVSQSVATLESKFQISIAGTFEVTCKWPNIVDRTFNQLVRDLVANGCYDSKPNEVPSRSKNQFDNNNSDDPDELGEEDSDQKGLGVPHQESPQEEVRMPGGIDLTRPYSVGNNSSTCCV, encoded by the coding sequence ATGGTAAAGGGAGCAATGTCCAGGAAGAGGTTATCAGTGTCTATTCACAATTCACCGCTATCGCCTGTGATTCCTATATGCCCACCGTCGTCTAATCCTGCGAGCCCTCAAGTCGGTGATGAGGGTCTGACGTTCACGAGACAACCCAGAGAGACGTCCAACGTTAAGTTGCTTTTAGTTGGCGATGCTGGTGTTGGTAAGACGGCTATGATATTAGGATTTTGTAATGAATTGCCGACCAAATCCCAACTCCATATTATGAATTTGACCAAGGATTCTTCGAATGATCAAGACAAAAGTGGTATACGGCCGCGCAACGTAACTAAGAAACGGTATAGCTTAAACGATTATGAGGAATTATTCCATGGTGCCGATGATCTAGATGAATACGTACTGGATACCAGAACGACAATTGGTGTTGACATCAAAACTTCGCTGCTGAATATAGATTCCAGATTGTTTAAATGCATAATGTGGGATACAGCTGGACAGGAGAGGTACAGAAATGCTATGATACCGGTACTCTACAGAGATGCGCACGCTATTGTGCTGACATACGATTTATGTGATGTAACCACTTTGAATTCCATATGTGATCATTGGTTAAAAGAGGCTTTAGACAACTATGGATCCAAGGACTTGACGAAAGTACGATTTTATCTGATAGGCAATAAAAGAGATCTTACCGGAGAACGAACCGTGACTCAGGAGCAAGTATCCCAATCTGTGGCAACTTTGGAATCTAAGTTTCAAATTAGTATAGCGGGTACTTTTGAAGTAACCTGTAAATGGCCTAACATCGTGGATAGGACATTCAACCAATTGGTCAGAGACCTGGTTGCAAATGGCTGTTACGATTCTAAACCCAATGAAGTACCGTCACGCTCTAAAAACCAatttgataataataatagtgaTGATCCAGATGAGCTAGGAGAGGAAGACTCGGATCAAAAAGGACTAGGGGTACCTCACCAGGAGTCTCCCCAAGAAGAAGTTCGAATGCCTGGCGGAATCGACTTGACAAGACCCTACAGTGTAGGAAATAATTCGTCAACCTGTTGCGTGTAA